Proteins encoded together in one Campylobacter peloridis LMG 23910 window:
- a CDS encoding MFS transporter translates to MLSSKRTIRSLTALFFGMVFVFIGSALTVNSIAIILKQNNVSNFDIGLVGSCYFLGAMVSTISAHRIVSKVGHIRSFGIFAIIFGISTMLHSLSSNLYFWMFLRFLLGFCYYALLMVIESWLNEKAKNAIRSRVIAFYEVVFYSSSGFGILLMSFDLPSHTVFILSASFIMFASIPLFLIRIKEPVLPQKTKISIPKVFDIVPLALVTSFIAGMLLNGFFSMSSLFILIQGFGAKEASFFIFSTMLGGFISQLFIGTLSDKISRKFAIILCAFTALSAMLCILFLSENIYLKYFFGFLLGMGLCCLYALSLARANDMLDDPSKRVELGRAVLFTYSFGALFAPAVLGTLMYYFEAHGFMYFYICLLSVLIIFAIDKPKFKNFTKFKRKPGNMVMLDDH, encoded by the coding sequence ATGTTAAGCTCAAAAAGAACGATTAGATCATTAACTGCTTTATTTTTTGGTATGGTTTTTGTATTTATAGGAAGCGCTTTAACGGTTAATTCTATAGCTATTATACTTAAACAAAATAATGTAAGTAATTTTGATATAGGACTTGTTGGAAGTTGTTATTTTCTAGGAGCTATGGTAAGCACAATTAGTGCTCATAGGATAGTATCAAAAGTAGGACATATTAGATCTTTTGGAATTTTTGCTATTATTTTTGGCATATCAACTATGCTACATAGTTTAAGTTCAAATTTGTATTTTTGGATGTTTTTAAGATTTTTATTAGGCTTTTGCTATTATGCGCTTTTAATGGTAATAGAATCTTGGCTTAATGAAAAAGCTAAAAACGCCATAAGATCTAGAGTTATTGCTTTTTATGAAGTTGTATTTTATTCTTCATCAGGTTTTGGAATTTTACTCATGTCTTTTGATTTACCAAGCCACACAGTGTTTATTTTGAGTGCTAGTTTTATTATGTTTGCTTCCATACCTTTGTTTTTAATTCGTATTAAAGAACCCGTTTTACCACAAAAAACAAAAATTTCTATTCCAAAAGTATTTGATATAGTTCCCTTAGCTTTGGTAACAAGTTTTATAGCAGGAATGCTTTTAAATGGATTTTTTTCTATGTCATCTTTGTTTATACTTATACAAGGTTTTGGTGCCAAAGAAGCTTCGTTTTTCATTTTTTCAACCATGCTAGGAGGTTTTATTTCACAACTTTTTATCGGAACACTTTCTGATAAAATAAGTCGCAAATTTGCCATTATTTTATGTGCCTTTACTGCATTAAGTGCTATGCTTTGTATATTATTTTTAAGTGAAAATATTTATTTAAAATACTTTTTTGGATTTTTATTAGGTATGGGGCTTTGTTGCTTATATGCTCTTTCACTTGCAAGAGCAAATGATATGTTAGATGATCCTAGCAAGAGAGTAGAACTTGGTCGTGCTGTTTTATTTACTTATTCTTTTGGAGCATTATTTGCACCTGCAGTTCTTGGAACTTTAATGTATTATTTTGAAGCACATGGTTTTATGTATTTTTATATATGCTTATTAAGTGTTTTAATAATTTTTGCCATTGACAAGCCAAAATTTAAAAATTTCACTAAATTTAAAAGAAAACCTGGAAATATGGTAATGCTAGATGATCACTAA
- a CDS encoding FlhB-like flagellar biosynthesis protein yields MSKKTKKAVALGYNKQEQNAPKILANAKGENATKIISLAKENGIPIKEDKDLVEVLSKLDLGDEIPPNMYKAVAEIFAFLYKVANEDGSKENPQSS; encoded by the coding sequence TTGAGTAAAAAAACTAAAAAAGCTGTTGCACTAGGCTATAACAAACAAGAACAAAATGCTCCAAAAATCCTAGCAAATGCCAAAGGCGAAAATGCCACCAAAATCATCTCTTTAGCTAAAGAAAATGGCATTCCTATAAAAGAAGATAAGGACTTAGTAGAAGTTCTTAGCAAGCTTGACTTAGGCGATGAAATTCCACCTAATATGTATAAAGCAGTAGCTGAAATTTTCGCATTTTTATATAAGGTGGCAAATGAAGATGGTTCTAAAGAAAATCCGCAATCTTCTTAG
- a CDS encoding phosphatidylserine decarboxylase — protein sequence MGLSNSASKMFGIIAKYKFPKIIQKNINKAYVNAFNINMSEFKSLEEYESLNALFTRSLINERKLEEGFTSPSDGKILELGSSFQNDLKENLAFSIKGSSYSIEELLKNSASKDELENGIDYVNIYLSPKDYHHYHAPCKMQILSATYMSGALFSVSEAKLAKIINLYTKNERVVLKCLVENKFILWMVFVGALNVGKMHFSFDTSIQTNAANFDFTHTYEELFVDKGQRLGNFELGSTIVLIAQKGFLKFSKKAYEEVEFAKKIADFL from the coding sequence ATGGGACTTAGCAATAGTGCTTCAAAAATGTTTGGAATCATAGCAAAATATAAATTTCCAAAAATCATACAAAAAAATATTAATAAAGCTTATGTAAATGCTTTTAATATTAATATGAGTGAATTTAAGTCTTTAGAAGAGTATGAGAGTTTAAATGCTTTATTTACAAGAAGCTTAATAAATGAGCGAAAATTAGAAGAAGGTTTTACAAGTCCAAGTGATGGTAAAATTTTAGAACTTGGAAGCAGTTTTCAAAATGATTTAAAAGAAAATTTAGCCTTTAGTATTAAAGGTTCAAGTTATAGCATAGAAGAGCTTTTAAAAAATTCAGCCAGCAAAGATGAATTAGAAAATGGCATAGATTATGTAAATATTTATTTATCTCCAAAAGATTATCATCATTATCATGCACCTTGTAAAATGCAAATTTTAAGCGCTACTTATATGAGTGGGGCTTTATTTAGTGTGAGTGAGGCAAAGCTTGCAAAAATTATAAATCTTTATACTAAAAATGAAAGAGTAGTTTTAAAGTGCTTGGTAGAAAATAAATTTATACTTTGGATGGTATTTGTTGGAGCTTTAAATGTAGGTAAAATGCACTTTAGCTTTGATACTAGCATACAAACTAACGCAGCAAATTTTGATTTTACTCATACTTATGAAGAGTTGTTTGTAGATAAAGGCCAAAGGCTTGGAAATTTTGAATTAGGTTCAACTATAGTTTTAATTGCCCAAAAAGGATTTTTGAAATTTAGCAAAAAAGCTTATGAGGAAGTTGAGTTTGCTAAGAAGATTGCGGATTTTCTTTAG
- a CDS encoding flagellar hook-length control protein FliK, whose protein sequence is MITNISNQNQFAKNETNKENNNKEKLDKKTSLNDVLKNPLFLKEESDVKLPKDYVSKIDQKLQELLNKLLDQIKTDKDSNLAVLKNHKDLNFAPNLANELKKLQNELSKNPEFEKLFQNLEELIKPAKDINIKNLSSLVKNSGIFLEAKLNHSLKEQNLPQSFFNLLNTIKSTSNQNLKNDIINLDLKNLDTTNTLKELIQLLKNHKQENKNTLDSTQYKTLFKLFDKIENFKNYISKNPNLIHEKKLQQIADNFIKDLSKNLIHVNKELSKPQNIKIQNTHILKELSQNIKDFISLLKNIKHTNNTANHPTNNTNDKLDEKHTNINTHSKDIKEQNPNENKPSKDIKQEPIKDEKDTQKPNSENTNKLENNKNNNLENNNTHTKDIKEQNPNENKPNKDIKQEPIKDEKDTQKPNSENTNKLENNKNNNLENNTTKAQEISLSKITADNKNLIEEIFKQNVSKNLNFSQNSQEEILTNINKELGLISRKLNEVLKSLDPKSFDAKNSLDDIKNIEKKLEVSIKDLNKITQKNTTQINAELQQDIKSTLLQVSNLAKNLENESILNQANRLIVQLEFNQLLSLANNSLHTFLPFFWEDLEKSNVVFKRGKKDKFYAQINLEFEKLGKINVFLSLSNDKYIDINMMVENINFRKKLYERAHELKKALNQAGLLSSNFFISDIVKSKFQNQEEYNDFNMGFNTRV, encoded by the coding sequence ATGATCACTAATATTTCTAATCAAAACCAATTTGCTAAAAATGAAACCAACAAAGAAAACAATAATAAAGAAAAATTAGACAAAAAAACTTCATTAAATGATGTTTTGAAAAACCCTTTATTTCTTAAAGAAGAAAGTGATGTAAAACTTCCTAAAGACTATGTAAGCAAAATAGATCAAAAACTACAAGAATTGCTTAATAAGCTTTTAGATCAAATTAAAACTGATAAAGATTCTAATCTTGCTGTATTAAAAAATCATAAAGACTTAAATTTTGCACCTAATCTTGCCAATGAGCTAAAAAAATTACAAAATGAACTTTCTAAAAATCCAGAATTTGAAAAACTTTTTCAAAATTTAGAAGAATTAATCAAACCAGCAAAAGATATAAATATAAAAAATTTATCCTCTTTAGTGAAAAATTCTGGAATTTTTTTAGAAGCTAAGTTAAACCATTCTTTAAAAGAACAAAATCTTCCTCAAAGTTTTTTTAATCTTTTAAACACCATCAAAAGCACTAGTAATCAAAATTTAAAAAATGATATCATTAATTTAGATCTTAAAAATCTTGACACCACAAACACACTAAAAGAACTTATTCAATTATTAAAAAATCATAAGCAAGAAAATAAAAATACCTTAGATTCAACTCAATATAAAACTCTTTTTAAGCTTTTTGACAAAATAGAAAATTTCAAAAACTACATCAGTAAAAATCCAAATTTAATTCATGAGAAAAAGTTGCAACAAATTGCAGATAATTTCATCAAAGACTTAAGCAAGAATTTAATCCATGTCAATAAAGAATTATCAAAACCCCAAAATATAAAAATTCAAAATACTCATATTTTAAAAGAATTAAGTCAAAATATTAAAGATTTTATATCGCTTTTAAAAAACATTAAGCATACAAACAACACGGCTAATCATCCTACAAATAACACTAACGATAAACTAGATGAAAAACATACCAACATAAACACTCACTCAAAAGATATAAAAGAACAAAACCCAAATGAAAACAAACCAAGTAAAGACATCAAACAAGAGCCAATAAAAGATGAAAAAGACACACAAAAACCAAATTCAGAAAATACAAATAAATTAGAAAACAATAAAAACAATAACTTAGAAAACAACAACACTCACACAAAAGATATAAAAGAACAAAACCCAAATGAAAACAAACCAAATAAAGACATTAAACAAGAGCCAATAAAAGATGAAAAAGACACACAAAAACCAAATTCAGAAAATACAAATAAACTAGAAAACAATAAAAATAATAACTTAGAAAACAATACAACAAAAGCACAAGAGATATCTTTGAGTAAAATCACTGCTGATAATAAAAATTTAATTGAAGAAATTTTCAAACAAAATGTTAGTAAAAATCTTAATTTTTCACAAAATTCACAAGAGGAAATTTTAACTAATATAAATAAAGAACTAGGTTTGATTAGTCGCAAACTCAACGAAGTATTGAAATCTTTAGATCCAAAGAGTTTTGATGCAAAAAATTCTTTAGATGATATAAAAAATATTGAAAAAAAATTAGAAGTTTCCATCAAAGATTTAAACAAAATTACACAAAAAAACACAACACAAATTAATGCAGAATTACAACAAGATATAAAATCAACCCTTTTGCAAGTTTCAAATTTAGCTAAAAATTTAGAAAATGAAAGCATTTTAAATCAAGCAAATAGACTTATAGTTCAACTTGAATTTAACCAGCTTTTATCTTTAGCTAACAATAGCTTACACACTTTTTTACCATTTTTTTGGGAAGATTTAGAAAAATCTAATGTAGTATTCAAACGCGGCAAAAAAGACAAATTCTATGCACAAATAAATCTTGAATTTGAAAAACTAGGAAAAATAAATGTATTTTTATCTCTAAGTAATGATAAATATATTGATATAAATATGATGGTAGAAAATATAAATTTTAGAAAAAAACTTTATGAAAGAGCACATGAATTAAAAAAAGCATTAAATCAAGCAGGACTTTTAAGTTCTAATTTTTTCATTAGTGATATCGTTAAAAGCAAATTTCAAAATCAAGAAGAATATAACGATTTTAACATGGGCTTTAACACAAGGGTTTAA
- a CDS encoding AtpZ/AtpI family protein, with product MSKKQKIIRKGIEAADGLSLGISMVVAVLIGIGIGYFLKNLTNITWLFWIGVFIGVSAAILNVYKAYKAQVKSYDEFKEENRYKDLKNDFKN from the coding sequence ATGAGTAAAAAACAAAAAATTATACGCAAAGGTATAGAAGCAGCCGATGGATTAAGTCTTGGTATTTCTATGGTAGTTGCTGTTTTAATTGGTATAGGTATAGGGTATTTTTTAAAAAATTTAACCAATATAACTTGGCTTTTTTGGATAGGTGTTTTTATAGGGGTTAGCGCTGCGATTTTAAATGTATATAAAGCCTATAAAGCACAAGTTAAAAGCTATGATGAATTTAAAGAAGAAAATCGTTATAAAGATTTAAAAAATGATTTTAAAAATTAA